One Carassius gibelio isolate Cgi1373 ecotype wild population from Czech Republic chromosome A7, carGib1.2-hapl.c, whole genome shotgun sequence DNA window includes the following coding sequences:
- the LOC128017458 gene encoding uncharacterized protein LOC128017458: MSLCAVVLLCVVFIHQVRASEDVYISGYTGQSVVLKSGADSSWKLTRVQWSIYQNTTFIAGLKEGHVIIYQFWRHQGRLQLDNTTGDLTICNVTVDDSMIYNVALVTSDDTRKQVKVHLSIQEPLQKPVIKKTLLSLSDSQCHVGLECTASNQSVSLSWMPDGEFNGSYISGIPNAVDSPLVLFASFNGKVSVTFNCTASSDQQTVTRQITVQCSEEKLMCEVCTIFCSCVSSVMLSIVFTAAVVLVLAYAFKNKDTISAACSEGLHKCPTGYTVTPRTET; this comes from the exons ATGAGTCTGtgtgcagttgtgctgctttgtgTCGTGTTCATCCATCAAG TACGTGCCAGCGAGGATGTATATATTTCTGGTTACACTGGCCAATCAGTCGTCCTGAAATCTGGAGCGGACAGCTCATGGAAACTCACCAGAGTTCAGTGGTCCATTTATCAGAACACCACATTTATTGCGGGTCTAAAGGAAGGCCATGTGATTATATACCAGTTTTGGAGACACCAGGGTCGACTTCAGCTTGACAACACAACAGGAGATTTAACAATCTGTAATGTGACGGTGGATGATAGCATGATCTATAACGTGGCTTTGGTCACATCAGACGACACACGGAAACAAGTTAAAGTTCATCTCTCAATTCAAG AACCTCTCCAGAAACCAGTCATCAAGAAGACGCTTCTTTCTCTCAGTGACAGTCAATGCCATGTTGGCCTTGAGTGCACTGCATCTAACCAAAGTGTCAGTTTGTCCTGGATGCCCGATGGCGAGTTCAACGGATCGTATATTTCAGGAATCCCAAACGCTGTCGACTCACCGCTGGTTCTTTTCGCATCATTTAATGGGAAAGTAAGCGTGACGTTCAACTGCACTGCCTCCAGTGATCAACAGACAGTGACCAGACAAATCACAGTGCAATGTTCAG aGGAGAAGCTGATGTGTGAAGTCTGCACCATCTTCTGTTCATGCGTTTCGTCTGTGATGCTGAGTATCGTGTTTACAGCTGCAGTCGTTTTGGTTTTAGCATATGCATTCAAAAATAAAG ACACAATTTCTGCTGCCTGCTCTGAAGGCCTCCACAAGTGTCCTACAGGATATACTGTCACACCACGGACTGAGACGTAA
- the LOC128017459 gene encoding vang-like protein 2 isoform X1: MDNESQYSGYSYKSSHSRSSRKHRERRDRHRSKSRDGSSRGDKSVTIQAPGEPLLDAESTRGDERDDNWGETTTVVTGTSEHSVSNEDLTRASKELEDSSPLECGRFVGPVLSGVLGVFALLTPLAFLLLPQLLWRDALEPCGTPCEGLYVSLAFKMLVLLISSWALFLRPPRATLPRFFVFRCLLMALVFLFVASYWLFYGVRVLEPRERDYRGIVGYAVSLVDALLFIQYLALVLLEVRHLRPAFSLKVVRSTDGASRFYSVGHLSIQRAAVWLLDHYYTDFPVYNPALLNLPKSVLSKKMSGFKVYSLGEENSTNNSTGQSRAMIAAAARRRDNSHNEYYYEEAEMERRVRKRKARLVVAVEEAFTHIKRLQEDEASSPKHPREVMDPREAAQAIFAPMARAMQKYLRTTRQQPYHSMESIITHLQFCITHNMTPKAFLERYLAPGPTVQYQREKASRGRQWTLVSEEPVTSSLRQGQVFSLRRLDFSLVVTVTPLPFLTLGEEFIDPKSHRFVMRLQSETSV; this comes from the exons ATGGACAACGAGTCGCAGTACTCGGGCTACTCCTACAAGTCTTCACATTCACGCAGCTCTCGCAAACACAG ggaGCGCAGGGACCGGCATCGCTCCAAGAGCAGAGACGGCAGCAGCAGAGGAGATAAGTCTGTGACCATCCAGGCCCCCGGAGAGCCCCTGCTGGACGCCGAGAGCACACGAGGAGACGAGCGG gatgaTAACTGGGGCGAGACCACGACGGTGGTGACGGGGACGTCGGAGCACAGCGTGTCTAACGAGGACCTGACGCGTGCGTCTAAGGAGCTGGAGGACTCGTCTCCGCTGGAGTGCGGTCGGTTCGTGGGGCCGGTCCTGAGCGGTGTTCTGGGTGTGTTTGCGCTCCTGACGCCCCTGGCCTTCCTGCTGCTGCCCCAGCTGCTGTGGCGGGACGCTCTGGAGCCCTGCGGGACCCCTTGCGAGGGCCTGTACGTCTCTCTGGCCTTCAAGATGCTGGTGCTGCTCATCTCGTCCTGGGCTCTGTTCCTGCGGCCGCCCCGCGCCACGCTCCCGCGCTTCTTCGTCTTCCGCTGCCTGCTGATGGCGCTGGTCTTCCTGTTCGTGGCCTCGTACTGGCTCTTCTACGGCGTGCGTGTGCTGGAGCCCCGCGAGCGAGACTACAGGGGCATCGTGGGATACGCCGTGTCTCTGGTGGACGCGCTGCTGTTCATCCAGTATCTGGCGCTCGTGCTGCTGGAGGTCAGGCACCTCAGACCCGCCTTCAGCCTCAAGGTGGTGCGCAGCACTGACGGAGCCAGCCGCTTCTACAGCGTGGGACACCTCAG catcCAGCGGGCAGCGGTGTGGCTCCTGGATCACTACTACACTGATTTCCCGGTCTACAACCCTGCTTTACTCAACCTGCCCAAGTCCGTCCTGTCCAAGAAGATGTCTGGCTTCAAGGTGTACTCTCTGGGAGAAG aGAACAGCACTAATAACTCGACGGGGCAGTCTCGGGCGATGATCGCCGCCGCCGCACGCAGACGGGACAACTCTCATAACGAGTATTACTACGAGGAGGCTGAGATGGAGCGCAGGGTGCGGAAACGCAAGGCCAG GCTGGTGGTGGCAGTAGAGGAGGCCTTCACTCACATCAAGCGGCTCCAGGAGGACGAGGCGTCGTCGCCCAAACACCCTCGTGAGGTGATGGACCCTCGAGAGGCGGCCCAGGCCATCTTCGCCCCCATGGCTCGGGCCATGCAGAAGTACCTGCGCACCACACGCCAGCAGCCGTACCACAGCATGGAGAGCATCATCACACACCTGCAGTTTTGCATCACGCACAACATGACGCCcaag GCGTTCCTGGAGCGGTACCTGGCCCCGGGGCCCACCGTGCAGTACCAGCGAGAGAAGGCCAGCAGGGGGCGTCAGTGGACGCTGGTGAGCGAGGAGCCGGTGACCTCATCGCTGCGGCAGGGTCAGGTGTTCTCCCTGCGACGCCTCGACTTCTCTCTGGTGGTCACCGTCACCCCCCTCCCCTTCCTCACCCTGGGGGAGGAGTTCATCGACCCCAAGAGCCACAGGTTCGTGATGCGGCTCCAGTCAGAGACCTCAGTGTGA
- the LOC128017459 gene encoding vang-like protein 2 isoform X2 — MDNESQYSGYSYKSSHSRSSRKHRDRHRSKSRDGSSRGDKSVTIQAPGEPLLDAESTRGDERDDNWGETTTVVTGTSEHSVSNEDLTRASKELEDSSPLECGRFVGPVLSGVLGVFALLTPLAFLLLPQLLWRDALEPCGTPCEGLYVSLAFKMLVLLISSWALFLRPPRATLPRFFVFRCLLMALVFLFVASYWLFYGVRVLEPRERDYRGIVGYAVSLVDALLFIQYLALVLLEVRHLRPAFSLKVVRSTDGASRFYSVGHLSIQRAAVWLLDHYYTDFPVYNPALLNLPKSVLSKKMSGFKVYSLGEENSTNNSTGQSRAMIAAAARRRDNSHNEYYYEEAEMERRVRKRKARLVVAVEEAFTHIKRLQEDEASSPKHPREVMDPREAAQAIFAPMARAMQKYLRTTRQQPYHSMESIITHLQFCITHNMTPKAFLERYLAPGPTVQYQREKASRGRQWTLVSEEPVTSSLRQGQVFSLRRLDFSLVVTVTPLPFLTLGEEFIDPKSHRFVMRLQSETSV, encoded by the exons ATGGACAACGAGTCGCAGTACTCGGGCTACTCCTACAAGTCTTCACATTCACGCAGCTCTCGCAAACACAG GGACCGGCATCGCTCCAAGAGCAGAGACGGCAGCAGCAGAGGAGATAAGTCTGTGACCATCCAGGCCCCCGGAGAGCCCCTGCTGGACGCCGAGAGCACACGAGGAGACGAGCGG gatgaTAACTGGGGCGAGACCACGACGGTGGTGACGGGGACGTCGGAGCACAGCGTGTCTAACGAGGACCTGACGCGTGCGTCTAAGGAGCTGGAGGACTCGTCTCCGCTGGAGTGCGGTCGGTTCGTGGGGCCGGTCCTGAGCGGTGTTCTGGGTGTGTTTGCGCTCCTGACGCCCCTGGCCTTCCTGCTGCTGCCCCAGCTGCTGTGGCGGGACGCTCTGGAGCCCTGCGGGACCCCTTGCGAGGGCCTGTACGTCTCTCTGGCCTTCAAGATGCTGGTGCTGCTCATCTCGTCCTGGGCTCTGTTCCTGCGGCCGCCCCGCGCCACGCTCCCGCGCTTCTTCGTCTTCCGCTGCCTGCTGATGGCGCTGGTCTTCCTGTTCGTGGCCTCGTACTGGCTCTTCTACGGCGTGCGTGTGCTGGAGCCCCGCGAGCGAGACTACAGGGGCATCGTGGGATACGCCGTGTCTCTGGTGGACGCGCTGCTGTTCATCCAGTATCTGGCGCTCGTGCTGCTGGAGGTCAGGCACCTCAGACCCGCCTTCAGCCTCAAGGTGGTGCGCAGCACTGACGGAGCCAGCCGCTTCTACAGCGTGGGACACCTCAG catcCAGCGGGCAGCGGTGTGGCTCCTGGATCACTACTACACTGATTTCCCGGTCTACAACCCTGCTTTACTCAACCTGCCCAAGTCCGTCCTGTCCAAGAAGATGTCTGGCTTCAAGGTGTACTCTCTGGGAGAAG aGAACAGCACTAATAACTCGACGGGGCAGTCTCGGGCGATGATCGCCGCCGCCGCACGCAGACGGGACAACTCTCATAACGAGTATTACTACGAGGAGGCTGAGATGGAGCGCAGGGTGCGGAAACGCAAGGCCAG GCTGGTGGTGGCAGTAGAGGAGGCCTTCACTCACATCAAGCGGCTCCAGGAGGACGAGGCGTCGTCGCCCAAACACCCTCGTGAGGTGATGGACCCTCGAGAGGCGGCCCAGGCCATCTTCGCCCCCATGGCTCGGGCCATGCAGAAGTACCTGCGCACCACACGCCAGCAGCCGTACCACAGCATGGAGAGCATCATCACACACCTGCAGTTTTGCATCACGCACAACATGACGCCcaag GCGTTCCTGGAGCGGTACCTGGCCCCGGGGCCCACCGTGCAGTACCAGCGAGAGAAGGCCAGCAGGGGGCGTCAGTGGACGCTGGTGAGCGAGGAGCCGGTGACCTCATCGCTGCGGCAGGGTCAGGTGTTCTCCCTGCGACGCCTCGACTTCTCTCTGGTGGTCACCGTCACCCCCCTCCCCTTCCTCACCCTGGGGGAGGAGTTCATCGACCCCAAGAGCCACAGGTTCGTGATGCGGCTCCAGTCAGAGACCTCAGTGTGA